The following are from one region of the Salvelinus fontinalis isolate EN_2023a chromosome 5, ASM2944872v1, whole genome shotgun sequence genome:
- the LOC129856203 gene encoding transmembrane protein 80-like isoform X2: protein MHYKRRSAVVLSSVPLQLLLYLTALYYVLYFLSTLCMIIYKSRVMSYPDDLLTQDVGLLFFMACLELLRLYCGVRGNLQETEGYMWANLAMTVATALLSVYFLVWQLYVMQADVIINAVLLSVYGLGGVLGLATLARFTSVYS from the exons CTATCATCTGTTCCTCTCCAGCTCCTGCTCTACCTGACAGCTCTTTACTACGTCTTGTACTTCCTCTCCACACTCTGCATGATCATCTACAAGA GTCGTGTGATGAGCTACCCTGACGACCTCTTAACCCAGGACGTAGGTCTGCTTTTCTTTATGGCTTGTCTGGAGCTGCTCCGACTCTACTGTG GTGTGAGGGGTAACCTGCAGGAGACGGAGGGTTATATGTGGGCTAACCTGGCCATGACGGTGGCTACCGCCCTGCTGTCCGTCTACTTCCTGGTATGGCAGCTGTACGTGATGCAGGCCGATGTCATCATCAACGCCGTACTGCTCAGTGTTTACGGACTGGGAGGGGTCCTAGGTCTGGCCACGCTGGCTAGATTCACCAG TGTCTATTCCTGA
- the LOC129856203 gene encoding transmembrane protein 80-like isoform X3, with protein MVANRAGRSAVVLSSVPLQLLLYLTALYYVLYFLSTLCMIIYKSVRGNLQETEGYMWANLAMTVATALLSVYFLVWQLYVMQADVIINAVLLSVYGLGGVLGLATLARFTSVYS; from the exons CTATCATCTGTTCCTCTCCAGCTCCTGCTCTACCTGACAGCTCTTTACTACGTCTTGTACTTCCTCTCCACACTCTGCATGATCATCTACAAGA GTGTGAGGGGTAACCTGCAGGAGACGGAGGGTTATATGTGGGCTAACCTGGCCATGACGGTGGCTACCGCCCTGCTGTCCGTCTACTTCCTGGTATGGCAGCTGTACGTGATGCAGGCCGATGTCATCATCAACGCCGTACTGCTCAGTGTTTACGGACTGGGAGGGGTCCTAGGTCTGGCCACGCTGGCTAGATTCACCAG TGTCTATTCCTGA
- the LOC129856203 gene encoding transmembrane protein 80-like isoform X1: MVANRAGRSAVVLSSVPLQLLLYLTALYYVLYFLSTLCMIIYKSRVMSYPDDLLTQDVGLLFFMACLELLRLYCGVRGNLQETEGYMWANLAMTVATALLSVYFLVWQLYVMQADVIINAVLLSVYGLGGVLGLATLARFTSVYS; this comes from the exons CTATCATCTGTTCCTCTCCAGCTCCTGCTCTACCTGACAGCTCTTTACTACGTCTTGTACTTCCTCTCCACACTCTGCATGATCATCTACAAGA GTCGTGTGATGAGCTACCCTGACGACCTCTTAACCCAGGACGTAGGTCTGCTTTTCTTTATGGCTTGTCTGGAGCTGCTCCGACTCTACTGTG GTGTGAGGGGTAACCTGCAGGAGACGGAGGGTTATATGTGGGCTAACCTGGCCATGACGGTGGCTACCGCCCTGCTGTCCGTCTACTTCCTGGTATGGCAGCTGTACGTGATGCAGGCCGATGTCATCATCAACGCCGTACTGCTCAGTGTTTACGGACTGGGAGGGGTCCTAGGTCTGGCCACGCTGGCTAGATTCACCAG TGTCTATTCCTGA